A part of Desulfonatronovibrio magnus genomic DNA contains:
- a CDS encoding ABC transporter permease subunit produces the protein MALSSAIKHGINRALPQNFANLDRELILKLIVAALVALPLIIFVLYPLVHIMSRSFQTPEGIGLGNYTSVLGSQRFLGLVYNSFEVTLMTTAITIILAFIFAFAIQRTHLPFKNLFRLIALIPLFAPSLVQAQGLLLLLGRNGFINRTLGTEFSIYGYWGIVISSVLYVFPYAFLIFSASLAMADNRLYESSRILGAGPLKTFMTVTLPSTRFALMASTFVVFTLVITDFGNPMVIGGDYSVLATEVYNQVIGQANFELGTVIGMVLLAPVAVAVAVEKFFNKNNQTQLSEHAKPMVIQTHLGRDIFFTAYSLLVCLCILTVVGIVIFASFTHLWPYRMDFSLRHYAFDVQNGIQPLWNSIYIGLMAAAIGVVATGLAAYVTERFKTFLDSPLYFLCIVPAAVPGMVLGLGYILAFNNPANPVYAIYGSLLLIAICNVYYYHAQGFLIASTSMKQISSTYDEASATLGGTFIRTMRKVTLPLMWPTLVGVAVFFFMRSMVTLSAVIFLITPTSQVAAVSVLLLEDRGAVNQAAAFSVCIMGVVVVSLLLARLVLNFFGYKNISLIR, from the coding sequence ATGGCACTAAGTTCAGCCATAAAACATGGCATTAACAGGGCACTGCCACAAAATTTTGCAAACTTAGACAGAGAATTAATTCTTAAACTCATTGTTGCGGCCCTGGTGGCCCTGCCTCTTATCATATTTGTACTTTACCCTCTGGTACATATTATGAGTAGAAGCTTTCAGACCCCTGAGGGTATTGGGCTTGGCAATTATACTTCAGTCCTTGGCAGTCAAAGATTTCTCGGCCTGGTATACAACAGCTTTGAAGTGACTCTGATGACCACGGCCATTACCATTATTCTGGCCTTTATTTTTGCCTTTGCCATTCAAAGAACTCACCTGCCATTTAAAAATCTGTTCCGGCTCATTGCCCTCATACCATTATTTGCCCCTTCTCTGGTCCAGGCTCAGGGCCTGCTGCTCCTGCTTGGCCGCAATGGTTTCATCAATCGCACTCTGGGCACTGAATTCTCTATTTATGGATACTGGGGAATTGTCATTTCCAGTGTGCTTTATGTGTTTCCCTATGCTTTCCTGATTTTTTCCGCTTCCCTGGCCATGGCAGACAATCGCCTGTATGAATCATCCCGAATACTCGGGGCCGGGCCATTGAAGACCTTTATGACCGTGACCCTGCCATCCACCAGGTTTGCACTCATGGCTTCCACGTTTGTGGTTTTTACCCTGGTTATAACTGATTTTGGAAATCCCATGGTCATTGGCGGTGACTACAGTGTGCTGGCTACTGAAGTCTATAACCAGGTCATTGGACAGGCCAACTTTGAATTAGGCACTGTAATCGGCATGGTCCTTCTGGCTCCAGTGGCAGTAGCCGTTGCCGTAGAAAAGTTTTTCAACAAAAATAATCAGACCCAGCTGTCGGAACACGCCAAACCAATGGTTATCCAAACCCATTTAGGCCGCGATATATTTTTTACAGCATACTCCTTACTTGTCTGCCTATGCATTCTAACCGTGGTGGGCATAGTCATCTTTGCCAGCTTCACTCATCTCTGGCCCTATAGAATGGACTTTTCACTGCGTCATTATGCCTTTGATGTGCAAAACGGGATTCAACCTTTGTGGAACAGCATCTATATCGGACTCATGGCCGCTGCCATAGGTGTGGTAGCAACAGGACTGGCCGCTTATGTAACCGAAAGATTCAAAACCTTTCTGGATTCACCCCTTTATTTTCTGTGCATTGTTCCGGCAGCAGTACCTGGAATGGTTTTGGGTCTGGGCTATATACTGGCCTTTAACAATCCTGCCAATCCTGTTTACGCAATTTACGGTTCCTTACTGCTCATAGCCATCTGCAATGTCTATTACTATCACGCCCAGGGCTTTTTAATCGCCTCAACAAGTATGAAACAAATCAGCAGTACTTACGATGAAGCTTCAGCCACCCTGGGCGGAACATTCATCAGGACCATGCGCAAAGTAACCCTGCCCCTCATGTGGCCGACACTGGTGGGAGTGGCAGTATTTTTCTTCATGCGCAGCATGGTAACCCTTAGCGCTGTTATTTTTCTCATTACCCCGACCTCACAGGTGGCAGCTGTCTCAGTACTGCTTCTGGAAGACCGGGGCGCTGTAAACCAGGCTGCAGCATTTTCTGTCTGTATTATGGGCGTGGTGGTTGTCTCGCTGCTTCTGGCCAGGCTGGTCCTGAACTTTTTTGGTTATAAAAATATATCCCTGATTCGTTAA
- a CDS encoding ABC transporter ATP-binding protein: MTLEIHNINKSFGRIKALDNVSMSMEKGSLVCFLGPSGCGKTTLLRIISGLELPDSGSIKLDGFNMSTVPARNRNFGMVFQSYSLFPNMTIAANVAYGLECRKWNKSDIALRVQKMLNMVHLEDQAQKFPHQLSGGQQQRVALARALAPRPSVLLLDEPLSALDARVREELRDEIRSLQQRLKITTIMVTHDQEEALTMADQIMVMKDGKLMQMGSPMDLYLKPANPFVAQFIGRMNIVPADMGIEYSSNGYSPGQSPKILGFRPEAVRLSDHNRERHALKGTVERISRLGHLTRVTLNVTNNGGPPIKVTSEIQGPGQTLETGSVRYINISPDTVRVLEWH; the protein is encoded by the coding sequence ATGACATTAGAAATACACAATATCAATAAATCCTTCGGTCGGATCAAGGCCTTAGATAATGTTTCCATGAGCATGGAAAAAGGATCCCTGGTCTGTTTTCTGGGGCCTTCGGGCTGTGGCAAGACCACCCTGCTCCGAATCATTTCCGGTCTGGAACTGCCAGACTCAGGCTCCATAAAACTGGACGGATTCAACATGTCTACAGTTCCGGCCCGCAACCGAAATTTCGGTATGGTTTTCCAGTCCTATTCGCTTTTCCCCAACATGACCATTGCTGCCAATGTGGCTTATGGGCTTGAATGCCGCAAATGGAACAAATCCGATATAGCCCTTCGCGTTCAGAAAATGCTAAATATGGTTCACCTTGAAGATCAGGCCCAAAAATTTCCTCACCAGCTATCTGGTGGACAGCAGCAGCGTGTGGCCCTGGCCAGAGCCTTAGCTCCAAGGCCCTCTGTTCTTCTGTTAGATGAACCTCTGTCCGCTCTGGATGCAAGAGTCCGGGAAGAGCTGCGTGATGAGATCAGATCCCTGCAGCAAAGACTCAAAATCACAACCATCATGGTTACTCATGATCAGGAAGAAGCCCTGACCATGGCGGATCAGATCATGGTCATGAAAGACGGTAAACTCATGCAGATGGGTTCTCCAATGGACCTGTATCTTAAGCCTGCAAATCCATTTGTGGCCCAGTTCATAGGCAGAATGAATATTGTGCCGGCTGATATGGGCATTGAGTATTCATCCAATGGTTACTCCCCGGGCCAAAGTCCGAAAATCCTCGGCTTCAGGCCGGAAGCTGTAAGGCTTTCAGATCATAACCGGGAAAGGCATGCCTTAAAAGGTACAGTTGAGCGTATTTCCAGACTCGGCCATTTAACTAGAGTCACCCTAAATGTCACCAACAATGGTGGACCGCCCATCAAGGTAACCTCAGAAATCCAGGGACCTGGTCAGACACTGGAAACAGGGTCAGTCAGATACATTAATATTTCTCCAGATACAGTAAGAGTTTTAGAATGGCACTAA
- a CDS encoding ABC transporter substrate-binding protein, protein MTMKQVFSFLFCMSFVLVMAMSGSSLKAHAAEITVYTSYEEDEAAAFLAAFNRDNPDIRVNLLRLSTGDLHARMLAESANPRHDVIWGWAVTNMVDTRIMNMLEPYTPKGIEKVPARFRDSGNRWFAKTGYMAAFCVNNEILRRKNIPMPTSWEDLLKPEFKGEVVMPNPASSGTGYLMIASILQMKGEEKGWEYLKKLDNNIAQYIKSGSRPCNVASAGEFAVGASFALRAIKNIDEGFPITMIIPAEGAGNELEATGLMKTARNKEAAKRFIDWTLSENAVNEYYKWKEIVTVEGGTMPQNFIDAGLPKDIGSVMVDMDFPWSAANRDRILNHWQTTLER, encoded by the coding sequence ATGACCATGAAGCAAGTGTTCAGTTTCCTGTTCTGCATGTCTTTTGTTCTGGTTATGGCCATGAGCGGATCATCACTCAAAGCCCATGCCGCAGAAATCACAGTTTACACTTCTTATGAAGAAGATGAGGCTGCAGCCTTTCTGGCAGCTTTCAACCGCGATAACCCTGACATCAGGGTCAACCTTCTGCGTCTGTCCACCGGCGATCTGCATGCCCGCATGCTGGCTGAAAGTGCCAATCCCAGGCACGATGTAATCTGGGGATGGGCTGTAACCAACATGGTCGATACCAGGATCATGAATATGCTTGAGCCATATACACCTAAGGGCATTGAAAAGGTTCCTGCCAGGTTTCGCGATTCAGGCAATAGATGGTTTGCCAAAACCGGCTACATGGCTGCTTTCTGCGTCAACAATGAAATTTTAAGACGCAAAAATATTCCCATGCCCACTTCATGGGAAGATCTGCTTAAGCCTGAATTCAAAGGCGAAGTTGTCATGCCCAACCCGGCAAGCTCAGGTACAGGTTACCTCATGATAGCCTCCATCCTGCAGATGAAAGGAGAAGAAAAAGGCTGGGAATATCTTAAAAAGCTGGACAACAATATTGCCCAGTACATTAAAAGCGGTTCCAGGCCGTGTAATGTGGCCAGTGCCGGTGAATTTGCCGTTGGCGCTTCCTTCGCCCTCAGAGCCATTAAAAACATTGATGAAGGCTTTCCCATTACCATGATCATTCCTGCTGAAGGCGCCGGAAACGAGCTGGAAGCAACAGGCCTTATGAAGACTGCCAGAAACAAAGAAGCCGCCAAACGCTTCATTGACTGGACCTTGAGCGAAAATGCGGTCAATGAATACTACAAATGGAAGGAAATTGTAACGGTTGAAGGCGGTACCATGCCCCAGAACTTTATTGATGCCGGACTCCCCAAAGACATCGGCTCAGTCATGGTTGATATGGATTTTCCATGGTCTGCAGCCAACAGAGACCGGATTCTGAATCACTGGCAAACCACCCTTGAGCGATAA